The Epinephelus moara isolate mb chromosome 21, YSFRI_EMoa_1.0, whole genome shotgun sequence DNA window GTTTCGAAGCCTTCCTGATTTTAAGGGTTATTAGAAAACTTGTTtaaaaccagtggttcccaactggtccagccccagggtccagatttcctcttagtcattagttcaagtccacagtttattacagttaatgtcacacttgcatttggccatgtcgttgagctagtttgctgttcgtcactcactctacagcaggaaacagcacttcaaaataaaagctctgtgccagaaattcactgtacttgaaaataaagtgtttttcacaaacttgacatgtttcagaGTCACTTGCGGATCCATTCAGAATTAACCTGTGACCCACcgtttgggaaccactgtgttaAACCACACAGTATGCCCGTATCTTAGCACGTCATTCATTTCTTTGAAGAAAACTGAaagaaattgacattttttaaagtttagattattattcaagCTACAAACTCAAAAAGATCTCACAGGAAAAGGGTGCACTGAAGACCCGAATGCAAGCTATATTCACACATCTTCGTCCCACATTATGGAAGAAACCCCTGAATTTCTCCATAAATAAAGCCTTATGTATGTAtcgttgttaaaaaaaattaaaatacatattaCAGAAAAAGAACTGTGCAAAAAGttcccaaaacaaaacatgaaaactcaTTTTCTGATGcaatattcacaggaaatgatcAGCCCAAAGTTCTTCCTGTAGGTATTGCGTTCACTATTTAAGGtaattgtacagtttatcagttgttctgtGCTGTTATTGTTACAGTGAATATAATGTGAAATATCTTTAATATAGTGAGAGGTCAGTTTACTCAGTGATAGAAAAGGTCTCCCTGAAGGAATAAGTTTTGGAGCCACTGATCTAGATAATAGACAGGCATGTTTTGTGTTCAGTAACTGCTAATGAGATATTCAGTCTAAATCAATGACCTTCGTCTTTAAATCAATAGAGCCTGACATATCCCATGCAGACATTAccacatgatgacatcacaaatgtcATCACTGAGCTATGAGCCATCCTGAAAATATGGCTGTGTAGAAATTAGGCAAACAAGACTAAGCATGACaactgtggtttgttttccaggagTTGATGTTATTGTAATTAATGCTTTAATGGGTTACGTATGGTTTAACATTTGAATCAGCTTTCAGACAAACTGAGGTCTGGAGGGACCGTTAAGCTCTACGTCAGGCTGTGACTGAACGGCTCTGGCCAAAGTTTCCAGCTGAGTCATGAAACTCTGGATCTCTTCAGCAGAACTGTGAGTCCAGGCCAGAGGCAGGTGGACAGGAACAGGTTTACGATCTGCAACGCAAACAGTGCCTACTGTCAGAATTCACATAAGaagactgaaaacaaatgaaaggagcatctgtgtgtgtgtgtgtgtgtgtgtgtgtgtcgtggaAGAACCTGTCACACTTCATGCTGCTCACCTTGAAAGAACTGCCCGCTGCGTGTTCTGGTAGCAGCTCTAGACAAGGCCAACCACACGACGGTGTCAGCTCCTTGCTCTACGCCACGCAGCCTGTCACCCATCATGTGGTGGAACTGAGGCATTGATGTGGAGACAGCTAGAAATGGAAAAAACAGCCAGGattagtagtgtgtgtgtgtgtgtgtgtgtgtgtgtgtgtgtgtgtgtgtgtgtgtgtgtgtgtgtgtgtgtgtgtacactggaTTTATATATTTACCAAAGAGCAGCCGAAGAGTTATCTCTTTCTAATCAAGCAAATGGAACTGAAGATACAGAGAGATTGATATGAAAAATTGGCATCTACCTCATGTCGCGtattatcctcctgagaccctgtgtcctcatatgggaCATCaaattttgggtttacttgacttTATACTTTATTCCTCTTAACTACAACCTGTCGTccttgttcgtggacacttttcgtgccatctagtggcagtaagaccacaatacactgatccatgtaaaaacaagatggcagccatctctgccaagtcagtctgcagctgatactgacacaaaagtggacaaaacctgatcacattttatggttggaacgtgtttatttatgattaagagtgtttgcagtttgttatggcaacacatttgaccaattttagcaaaaGTAACACACGCtattaattaggaagtactcatttgaggacattgggacttaataatcaatgaaaatgtttgttttttattctgatcgggtcctactgatcccaaataaatcaaagcaaatTTATCTATATAGCCCATTTAAACACAACGACAGTTGACCAAGgtgctgtacaaaataaaagaatgacacacaaatatatagccacataaaatgtacacaaatataaaacagaataaaactggtaagaacaattacaaacatgaaaagataaaacaaaatactttgATTAATTTGATaggtagccagtgcagggatgccaacactgttgtaacaatgctagcactgtctctttctctggcACCAGTGAGGAGTCTCACTGCAGCGTTCTGCACCAGCTGCGGGCGAGACAAAGATGACTGGCCAACACCAAGGCACAGAGAACTGCAATAGTCAAGCCTTGAGGAGAGATGATGGACTTGAATTTTGCAATGATTAGGACAtggctaggagaaattaaaaatacataccaaacaaaagtctCAGGAGGTGATAGCTCAAAATCATATATCAGCTATTCCTTTCGCTCGAGGTGTCATTTCCACTTTGGACggatattgcattcacttccAAAACCTTGTTTTTTAACACAAAATTGTGCTTAATATGCAACTGTTGGGCCAGCTGTCAGATTCTGCCTGAGAATCTGAGTTTAGCTGCTGACTTTGCTCTGATATACTTAAAAAATGCCACAAATGAGtaacatatttaacatatttaggATTATTCTGGCAGAATTTAGCTTCATGACTGacttaattattttgttttgtttccatagtgccaaaataaatgcagaaaatgGGATTCAGATCACAAATACAGGGTGTATAGTCACACACTGGGTGTTAGGGAATTTAATTTCCAAAGCAACCAAACAGGAGTGATAGTCAATAAGCAGATACAGCGCACACAATAACACTGAATTGCTTCAAGGCGTTGTTTGTAAGATTTCAAATGAAGACTAAATTAAAAGATTAAGCAATTCAGCCCTCCTGCGTGCAGTGTGTCTGCTTATTGACTATCAGCCAAACAGTATATTTACTTGTCCAGGTCTAAAGATGGTGGACAACAGTCTGGtgaactctggtttggttgctttttaatgttacatcaaaaaataaatggatAAAGCTTCGGTCTTTAGACATGTACCATAGCACTGCCATCAGGACAGTTGTCACAGACaggccacagtgtgtgtgtgtgtgtgtgtgtgtgtgtgtgtgtgattttctgTTCATTGAAACACTTTTTCATGAGTCAGTACCTGGTGTATCGACCCAGCCTGGATGCATCACAGAGAAGTGAATGACTGGGTTGGCTTTGGCCCACTGTTGTGTCAGCACCACCTGCTGCCTCTGAGAAGAAACAACACATTGTCACCTCAGTTTAAAAACACGCCTCTACAATCACTActtctgtaaatgtgttttgcataacgatattatatcttttttattctgttcaGCCACATCACACAAATCCAAACCCAGTGAGATGGATAAAGTTGCTGAGTAAGGACTCAAACACACAGGTTGTGTTATAACCTGGATGACATTCTCCTCTCCTACCTTGTTCTGGGCGTAGACCATGACACCATCAAAGCTGCCCTTCTCTGACTGCAAGTCATCGACTAGGAGTTTCTGGACCAGCATGCCGCCCGAGGACACAGTGATCTAACAGACAGGGAGAAAAGAGGCACAGTGTGCTGAGACAACAGCCACTACAGCCGTGGACAAAAGTGGCTTTATGCTGTCCGCATGATGCAGATGAGCactttgttggtgtgtgtgtgtgtgtgtgtgtgtgtgtgtgtgtgtgtgtgtgtgtgtgtgtgtgtgtgttcataccaCCCTTGGATCCCGGCTCTTCTGTATAAGTGGTATCAGACTCTGGGTGAGGATGTACACCCCTAAAGAGATGGAGGAAAGTCACACGTAtaaaactgttgtgttttttgccaCTGTAATTTAGTGAAAGAAAGACATCCTGTTTGTGCGTCATAACCATTCACATCATTACTCTTCATACATTTTTTGCAAGTATgtaagcaaaaacaaaaaagggaaaaactctaaacaaaaccacaaaattaTTTTATAGAAATACTTGCGTCTGACTAAAGTCATGATTCTATTCTATGCTATTCTAGTATAGTACTATACCATCAGACTGAGGTCTCACCCATAGTGTTGGTAGCAAAGTTCCTCTCCAGGCCCTCAGCATTCAGCTCTCTCTTGTGCACCATACACCCTGCATTATTTATCTGCCATGAAAGAAATGATGGAGAAGtaaaatcaaacagcagcaacattatTGGTTTATGAAGACAAATATTTGATGAGGATTAaatgttcagtgtgtaagatttaggtggattcagtggcatctagcagtgaggattgcagattgcaaccagctataAATTCTCCTGGTTagattcctttagtgttcattgtttgggatgtttttaccaggagctgagttatccgcagaggtctcttcctctccaaaacaaatggatagggtgattaaaactggtaaaaacattgtataaaacagttttacattacaaatcagaTGCTATTTGGCATGTCAGAGGTGAGGGGTTTGCCCACCATGCTAATGTGTGGtcaccttttctctctgataacATAAGATcgagatgttcaggaggtttttaccaggagctgaattacccacagaggtctcctccttttcaaaacaaacagatctgaTGATTTTAACTGGTTAAGCACTAAatacagcagtttcatgttacaaatcagtgtttttccgacaCTGCACATCGCAGATGGGCTTCCAACTTGGTGGGGATGCAAATCGCTTTATCTAgacccagtgtttggtttgtctaatctgggctactgttgaaacatggcggtgcaacatggcaatctccataaatgaggaccttctccgtatgtagatataaacggctcctttttaaggtaaggaaaacacagcaattttatatcttcaggtgattatacactaaaaaaaacatacttattccattcctgccagtatatccccctacatcctacacactggacctttaaaagagACGGGAGTCACCTACCAGCACATTCAAGGATGAATGCTGCTTCCTGAAGGCCTCTGCAAACTCCCAGACTTTGCGTGTCTCCGACATGTCCACAACATGGATGTACACCTCCTAGAATACCCAGATGAGTATAAGCCTCTCCCTCACACATCATGGAATCTGTCACTGTGTTCAAGGTGAACAACACTCACCATGTTCCCAGACTTATTGACAATATCCGACCTGGCCTCTTCTGCTTTGTCCCTGTTCCTACACACCATGTGGACGGTCCCACCTGGAAACAACACACCAAAGATTTTCTGTCAGTATAAAATGAACGGCAAAGAGAACACCTCTCTAGTATCTTACCTTTCTTGGCTATAGCCATGGCTGTGGCCCTGCCGATCCCACTGTTGGCTCCAGTGATCATAAAAGACCGTCCCACAACTGACACGTCCAGGTCTTTGGGCTCAAAGCCTTTACATGCTGCCTCATATCCCTTCCTGAAGGCACATGGAAAACACACGAATCAGTATGTGCAATGTTTTTGTAATCTTGTATTGACTCATACTCTATTTCTGTCCATTTCCAAAGGATGGCTATGAAAAAGGGGCTCTAACAAAACTAAACACACCTAGAGAGGTAGAGATAAAGGCTAAAATGaaaactttataaataaaatgttatggTTGAATTATCCTAACAAAGTCCGGTCTAAAAGGTTTAACACTTTGCATCCATTTTTCCCAGAGTTGTATGAAAATGTCCGTCTTTAGGTGACCTTTTTCCATCATGTAAATCTCCACTGTCACATCTGTCCAGTCATTTATTGTCGGACCAACATGCGTCATCTATTTTCTGGTCAGAGCCTTTGTCCCTGCTGCCAGTAATATACCCATTATTTTGCCAATACCTTTTACTTTGGGGGGATATAGTCTGTTGAAATACACAGATATCTTGCCATTCTTCATCTCTCATCGTCAAGTCTCCTTCCTTCTCCCATCTGACCTTTATATATTTTGTCGAATAAACTTTTACACTGTGGAGAGATTTAAAGAGTTGAGAGATGACCCCTCGTTTAGTATCTGATGTATATGCATTTATAAATAGTTGAATAAAGGGTTGACTGGCTTCTCTGATATTcttctttttgattttttggTTGTAATAACGTCTTAATTGGAGgtatctataaaaaaaaaatgcttctcTGATGAAAAAGTTTGGAGGGACATAACTTCATCTCTCCGTATAATATTAGACATGGATGTTATGATTAGTTTCAGTGGAGTCAGGTGATGCGAATGTCACCCACAAGACACATCAGCTGTCAATAGAGGTATTGTAATAGCACATAGAGGGCAGTTTGTGTGGTGATGTGCGCCATACGGTGATCAGACCTTTGACAGCCCTCTGTTCAGGAGCCTTTAGGCTTACATACatgacatgaaaaacattttacaggCTTAAATCCTATATTTAGACAGCCAACAAGCAGGACTAATAATTCAGGGTATATAGCAGACAAAGGATCCCCTGAAAGCAGATTCTTTACATCTCTCCAAAGACAGATCCAAATATGTTGACTGACCTTGTATATTGGTGGATCCCATTCCAAAACCAGATGGCATTTCGGTACAGAGACATGTCACCAATCCCAAGATGTGCCCCAGTTTGCCAGTCCTGGTCAACCACTGTGACAGATCAGCATCACATGaggcagacacagagggagCCCTTGCTGCTCTCTGCCGACACTCCTTGGACACAACACTTCAAAAACACTCAACCCTGACAGTCAAGTGACATTAGTTAAACTTTCATCGGCTCATTCATTAAAATGCACCGTGCAAAAGTCACGTGGTAGATCTCTAAAGGCTGTGATGGGCTGCGTTCATGCAACACAAACCCACAGTAGCCAATCCAGATGGTTGTGAGGTGTGGTGACGCGTCCAGCAAGCACCGCTCCTCCGGCGGCCAGCAGGGCGGAGTTAAGCAACTTGCACACTGACTGCTGGAGTCAACGACGGACAGATATGCGTTCAGCCGCACCAGCTGACCCTTTGTGAGGGTTAAAGTCATTGTCTTTGAGTCTCCAGAAAGCGTTTATAGCTCCTGGCGCAGCAACAAGATGGTAAGTGTTTGGCGGGTGTTGTTTTTTACGCATGACTGTAAAGATAACGTCAGGCTGTTCACCTGTTGCACCTGTCGTCGCTGACAGGTAGCTAAAGCTAGGACCTACACCTACTCTACACCACCTCCTTTAACACACAGGCCTGTTTGTCCTTGTCAGGCCGCCAAACTGCAGCTGTATTTGGTTTCTATTGTGAGGTTTAATTGTGTTTAATCTCTTAAAGCGACAGCCGGAAGTAAGGTGTACGTTTCGTCAACCGGTCTCTCAGTCAAACAGGTTTCGTCACTTTGCCTCGGTCGGGTCCTGCCCTGGTGGCAGTTTAATGCTTTCCATTAATTTGCCTGTGGGCTCAAACTGGGGATACACACCTGGAAATACCAGTATGAGGACTGGTT harbors:
- the LOC126383078 gene encoding dehydrogenase/reductase SDR family member 12-like isoform X2, translated to MSLYRNAIWFWNGIHQYTRKGYEAACKGFEPKDLDVSVVGRSFMITGANSGIGRATAMAIAKKGGTVHMVCRNRDKAEEARSDIVNKSGNMEVYIHVVDMSETRKVWEFAEAFRKQHSSLNVLINNAGCMVHKRELNAEGLERNFATNTMGVYILTQSLIPLIQKSRDPRVITVSSGGMLVQKLLVDDLQSEKGSFDGVMVYAQNKRQQVVLTQQWAKANPVIHFSVMHPGWVDTPAVSTSMPQFHHMMGDRLRGVEQGADTVVWLALSRAATRTRSGQFFQDRKPVPVHLPLAWTHSSAEEIQSFMTQLETLARAVQSQPDVELNGPSRPQFV
- the LOC126383078 gene encoding dehydrogenase/reductase SDR family member 12-like isoform X1 — translated: MSLYRNAIWFWNGIHQYTSVKVYSTKYIKVRWEKEGDLTMRDEEWQDICVFQQTISPQSKRKGYEAACKGFEPKDLDVSVVGRSFMITGANSGIGRATAMAIAKKGGTVHMVCRNRDKAEEARSDIVNKSGNMEVYIHVVDMSETRKVWEFAEAFRKQHSSLNVLINNAGCMVHKRELNAEGLERNFATNTMGVYILTQSLIPLIQKSRDPRVITVSSGGMLVQKLLVDDLQSEKGSFDGVMVYAQNKRQQVVLTQQWAKANPVIHFSVMHPGWVDTPAVSTSMPQFHHMMGDRLRGVEQGADTVVWLALSRAATRTRSGQFFQDRKPVPVHLPLAWTHSSAEEIQSFMTQLETLARAVQSQPDVELNGPSRPQFV